The Thermovenabulum gondwanense genomic interval TCGTTGAACCCCGTTAAACTGCAGTGAAGTAAAATACCTGTCTTTTATAGACAGGTATTTTTATTTTTTGTCGGTTTTATGTTAGTCGGTTTTATGATAAAATTTTATTACTGTATGTTTAAGGTTTTATACCGGTAGGGGGAGCAAGATGTTTTTAAAAAAGATAGAGATACAGGGATTTAAATCCTTTGCCGACAGGATACAAATAGAGTTTCAACCAGGAATAAATGCCATAGTTGGACCTAATGGAAGCGGGAAAAGTAACGTTACTGATGCCATAAGATGGGTTTTGGGAGAACAAAGCGTTAAAAGTTTAAGAGGCAGCAAATTGGAAGATATTATTTTTGCCGGAAGCTTAAAAAGAAAACCCCTCGGTATGGCTGAAGTAACGGTGGTACTGGATAATGAAGACCATTTTTTGCCTCTTGATTTTACTGAGATTTCTATAACAAGAAGGGTATTTCGCTCTGGCGAAAGCGAATTTTACTTAAATAAGGTGCCATGCAGATTAAAGGATATACAGGAACTCTTGATGGATACTGGCATAGGTAAGGATGGCTATTCAATTATTAGCCAGGGAGAAATAGATGAGTTTTTACTTTCAAAACCTGAAGAAAGACGGTTGATATTTGAAGAAACCGCCGGAATTACAAAACATAAGGCGCGGAAAAAAGAGTCAGAAAAAAAGCTGGAAGAAACTTCTATGAATATTTCAAGACTGGATGATTTGATAAATGAGCTGGAGTATCAATTAGAGTCCTTGTATGAAGAAAAGGAAAAAGCTCTGGTGTATAAAAAGCTCTCTGAAGCGGAAAAAGAACTTGAGGTAAATTTAATTTTGATAAAATTGCACAACGTGGAAAAGAAAATAAAAAACTATGAACAAGAACTGGCAAGGAATGAAGAGGAATTAAAAAGATTAAAAGATGTACTCTTCATAGCTGAAGAAAAATTAAAAAATAAAAATGAACAATATGAAAAAGAATCCTTCAAATTAGAGAAATTAAGAGAGGAATCCCAGGAAAAAAATGTTCAGATTGCTAATTTAAAAAAGGATATAGAGTTTTATACGGAAAAATTGAGGGATTATCAAACTCAAAAGGAAGAATTATTGGTAAAAATTGAGGGACTGTCGGATAGAAAATCAAACTGTAAAAATATTATAAAGGAAAAAATATTGCTTTTAGAAGGGAAAAAATTAGAGAGGAATTCGGTGGAAGGTCAAATATCCAGGCTTAAAGAAAATGTTGAAGAAATAAAGAATAAAATCTTAAAAGAAGAAAAAAGGATTGAAGATTTAAAATCTAATATAATAGATTTATTAAACTCCACAGCTGAAAGAAAAAACATATTGTCAAGCCTTAACACCATGAATGATTCCTTAAAGAAAAGGAAAGAACAGATTATTGGGGAAGTAGAACGATTACAAAGAACAAACCAGATTACCTCTCAGGAAATCGAAGCTATTGAAAAAAGAGTGAAAATGCTTGATAGTAATTCTGCGATTTTAAAATCTGGTTTAAATAGATTGTGCAAAGAAATATCATTGTTAGAAGACAAATTACGTGATTTACAAAAGATGCTATCGGATAAGGCGGCGAAATACAACGAACTTAATTCACGATTAAAAGCACTGAAACAACTTGAAAATAATTATGAGGGTTATCCGGTAGGTGTAAGGAATCTACTATTAGATTTGAAAAACGGAAAGATTAATATCGAAGGTATATACGGTTCCTTAGCCGAACTTATCTATGTTGAAAAAGAATACGAATTAGCTGTTGAAGCGGCCTTAGGAGGTTCTCTTATTGATATTTTATGTAAGGATGAAGATTCCGCGAAAAAAGCTGTGGAATACTTAAAAAAGCATAATTTAGGAAGAGCCACATTTCTTCCACTAACTTTGATGAAGCCAAAGATTATAAAAGATGAGGAACTATTACAATTCAAGACTTCCAGTGGATTTGTAGGACTTGCAGAATCCCTTGTAAAATATGATAAAAAATATATAAACTGCATTTTAAATTTACTCGGCAGGGTAATTGTTTTTGAAGATATGGATTCTGCGATTATTGCTTTTAGAAAGAATCCTGTATTTAAAATTGTTACTTTAGATGGAGAGATTATAAATCCTTCGGGTTCGATAACCGGGGGAAGCTTTAAAAAATCCTTATCTTTATTAAGCAGAAAAAGAGAAATTAACTTATTGAACAGCGATATTTACAAAATAAATAAAGAAATAGAATTAATCAAAGATGAAATGTTCTTGGTTAATAAAAAAATAGAAAGAAAAAATTATGCATTAAATTACCTTAAGAAAAGCTTAGAAAAACTAACTATAGAAGTAGTTAAATTCAATCAGGAAAAAGCCGAGAAAAACAAGGTTTTGGAGGAAAGAAAAGATAGGATACATATCCTTTGCTTGGAGCTTGACCAGGTAGAAAAGGATTTAAGGGAATTAGATGCCGAGATTATAGTAGCCAGAAAAGATATAGATGAACTAAATAAAAAAATATGTGAGAACCAGCAGGAAATTAAAAAAATAAAAGATAGAATGCAGGCTGTTTTTGCAGAAAAAGAAGAAAAAGAGAAGAAATTAGAAGAACTTAACAATAGGCTTTCCTTAATTAACAATGAGGAATATGGTCTAAGGTTAGAAATACAACATTTACAGGAAAGTATGGATTTAATAAAAAATGAGGCTTTGGAGTACAATCAAAAATTATCAAGACTGTACGAGTTACAGGAAAGTATTCGAAATGAGAAAATGGCTCGAGAAAAATTTTTAGTTGAAATATCTTCAAAAAAAAATCTTGTGGATAGAGAATATGAGGAATTAAGGACAAATTTTATAGAAATTGAGAATGAAATAAAAAGTTTACAAAAAGAGATTTTGATATATAGGAAAAAAATAGAGAAATGTGATACTTCGGTAAATGATATAAAGATAAAAAAAGCATCACATGAAATGGAAAAAAATTTCCTGGAGAACCACCTTTACGAAAAATACAGGTTAACTCCCGCCCAAGCTTTAGAATTGAAAAAAGAATTAGGAGAGATCGAACAGCTTCAGGAAATGTTAAATAATGTAAAAGAGGAGATTTCTAAATTAGGACAAGTAAATTTGGGAGTAATAGAAGAATATGAAAAAATTAAATCACGGCAGGAATTTTTGATTTCCCAGAAGCAGGATTTGATAAATGCAAAAGAAAAATTAACTAATTTGATTGCAGAAATCACAAAAACAATGGAAAAAATGTTTTTGGCGACATTTGAAAAAATACGAGAGGAATTCCAGGAGGTATTTGTTGAACTATTTGGAGGAGGCAAGGCCGATATTTATCTAATAGATAAATCTATACCGCTGGAGACGGGGGTTGAGATTGTAGCCCAACCCCCGGGGAAGAAACTCCAAAATATAAATCTACTATCAGGTGGAGAGAGATCTTTCACGGCAATAGCTTTACTATTTGCCATTTTAAATGTTAAACCTACTCCATTTTGTATTTTGGATGAGATTGAAGCCGCTTTAGATGATGCCAATATTGAAAGATTTGCCAATTACGTAAAAAAAGCGTCCGATAATACTCAATTTATTATTATTACCCATAGGAAGGGTACAATGGAGATAGCGGATGCTCTGTACGGAGTTTCCATGGAGGAAACCGCCGTTTCAAAAGTGGTGTCTTTAAAGGTTTGAGGAGGTGTATTATGGGTTTTTTCAATAAAATTAAAGAGAGTCTTTCAAAAACCAGGAACAGTCTGGTAAATAAATTAGAGGGGATATTTAAGTTATCGGTAAAAATTGATGATGACATTCTGGAGGAACTCGAAGAGGCGCTTATTACAGCAGATATTGGTGTGAAGGCCACGGAGGATTTAATTCAAAAACTCAAAGATAAAGTGAAAGCCAA includes:
- the smc gene encoding chromosome segregation protein SMC, which codes for MFLKKIEIQGFKSFADRIQIEFQPGINAIVGPNGSGKSNVTDAIRWVLGEQSVKSLRGSKLEDIIFAGSLKRKPLGMAEVTVVLDNEDHFLPLDFTEISITRRVFRSGESEFYLNKVPCRLKDIQELLMDTGIGKDGYSIISQGEIDEFLLSKPEERRLIFEETAGITKHKARKKESEKKLEETSMNISRLDDLINELEYQLESLYEEKEKALVYKKLSEAEKELEVNLILIKLHNVEKKIKNYEQELARNEEELKRLKDVLFIAEEKLKNKNEQYEKESFKLEKLREESQEKNVQIANLKKDIEFYTEKLRDYQTQKEELLVKIEGLSDRKSNCKNIIKEKILLLEGKKLERNSVEGQISRLKENVEEIKNKILKEEKRIEDLKSNIIDLLNSTAERKNILSSLNTMNDSLKKRKEQIIGEVERLQRTNQITSQEIEAIEKRVKMLDSNSAILKSGLNRLCKEISLLEDKLRDLQKMLSDKAAKYNELNSRLKALKQLENNYEGYPVGVRNLLLDLKNGKINIEGIYGSLAELIYVEKEYELAVEAALGGSLIDILCKDEDSAKKAVEYLKKHNLGRATFLPLTLMKPKIIKDEELLQFKTSSGFVGLAESLVKYDKKYINCILNLLGRVIVFEDMDSAIIAFRKNPVFKIVTLDGEIINPSGSITGGSFKKSLSLLSRKREINLLNSDIYKINKEIELIKDEMFLVNKKIERKNYALNYLKKSLEKLTIEVVKFNQEKAEKNKVLEERKDRIHILCLELDQVEKDLRELDAEIIVARKDIDELNKKICENQQEIKKIKDRMQAVFAEKEEKEKKLEELNNRLSLINNEEYGLRLEIQHLQESMDLIKNEALEYNQKLSRLYELQESIRNEKMAREKFLVEISSKKNLVDREYEELRTNFIEIENEIKSLQKEILIYRKKIEKCDTSVNDIKIKKASHEMEKNFLENHLYEKYRLTPAQALELKKELGEIEQLQEMLNNVKEEISKLGQVNLGVIEEYEKIKSRQEFLISQKQDLINAKEKLTNLIAEITKTMEKMFLATFEKIREEFQEVFVELFGGGKADIYLIDKSIPLETGVEIVAQPPGKKLQNINLLSGGERSFTAIALLFAILNVKPTPFCILDEIEAALDDANIERFANYVKKASDNTQFIIITHRKGTMEIADALYGVSMEETAVSKVVSLKV